Proteins encoded together in one Falco biarmicus isolate bFalBia1 chromosome 4, bFalBia1.pri, whole genome shotgun sequence window:
- the LOC130148706 gene encoding cytochrome P450 2W1 isoform X2, which translates to MVAFTALFICGGCVLLLAAALYVLKVFKQSALNLPPGPFPLPVIGNLHLLDIRRQDKSLMKISEKYGPVFTVHLGLQKVVVLTGYEAVKDALLNTADVFADRPAIPIFHHIQHGNGVFFSSQELWKTTRRFTVATMRDLGMGKRLGEERMLEELHFLIELIKSFKGGPLPLRFLNMAPTNITFAILFGRRFDYEDPTFLTLLRLIDEVMHLLGSPFLHLFNFYPFLGFLLKPHKMILKKVEEVCVILKKCIKESKENMNENNLMSYIDALVFKQEVSAAVPSLLERGRGLMAFSQHAPGRRIPPYGLGEGSRCPAAEMQGFPLRLSKRIASSHVADLPTGMIVWECSREGPVCICPFSPSVCTRVLERGRGQDGYLGLVPCASASAAACRNDSVPHQQHEAGAAGLMGQWYPGPLWLPCGS; encoded by the exons ATGGTGGCCTTCACAGCCCTCTTCATctgtggggggtgtgtgttgcTTTTAGCAGCCGCACtctatgttttaaaagtttttaagcAATCAGCTTTAAATTTGCCTCCTGGTCCGTTTCCTCTTCCAGTCATTGGCAACCTGCATTTGCTGGACATCAGAAGGCAAGACAAGTCATTAATGAAG ATTTCAGAGAAATACGGCCCCGTGTTCACCGTCCATTTGGGGTTGCAGAAGGTGGTGGTGCTGACTGGCTATGAGGCAGTAAAGGACGCCCTGCTGAACACAGCAGACGTGTTTGCGGACAGACCAGCCATACCTATATTCCATCACATCCAGCATGGGAACG GTGTGTTCTTCTCTTCTCAAGAGCTCTGGAAGACAACACGGCGGTTCACCGTAGCAACCATGCGGGATCTCGGCATGGGGAAGCGTCTTGGAGAAGAAAGGATGCTTGAGGAGCTTCACTTTCTCATCGAGTTGATCAAATCCTTCAAAG GTGGACCTCTCCCATTACGATTTTTGAATATGGCTCCCACCAATATCACCTTTGCTATTCTCTTTGGAAGAAGGTTTGATTATGAAGACCCAACATTTCTCACTCTGTTAAGGCTCATAGATGAAGTTATGCACCTTCTTGGCTCTCCGTTCTTGCAT ttatttaattTCTACCCATTCCTTGGATTTCTCCTCAAACCTCACAAAATGATTCTGAAAAAAGTAGAAGAGGTGTGTGTGATCTTAAAGAAGTGCatcaaggaaagcaaagaaaatatgaatGAAAACAACCTGATGAGCTACATTGATGCATTGGTATTCAAACAAGAG GTGTCAGCTGCAGTCCCTTCCTtgctggagagagggagagggctAATGGCATTTTCCCAACACGCTCCAGGCAGACGCATCCCTCCCTACGGACTGGGAGAGGGCAGCAGATgcccagctgcagagatgcaggGGTTCCCACTGCGTTTGAGCAAACGCATCGCCAGCTCCCACGTAGCGGATTTACCAACAGGAATGATAGTGTGGGAGTGCAGCAGGGAAGGACCAGTCTGTATTTGCCCTTTTTCTCCAAGTGTTTGCACCCGTGTACTTGAGAGGGGTCGGGGGCAGGATGGGTACTTGGGCTTGGTGCCTTGTGCGAGTGCCTCAGCTGCTGCATGCAGGAACGACAGCGttccccaccagcagcatgaagcaggggcagcagggctgaTGGGCCAGTGGTACCCTGGGCCTTTGTGGCTTCCCTGTGGCTCCTAG
- the LOC130148706 gene encoding cytochrome P450 2W1 isoform X1 has protein sequence MVAFTALFICGGCVLLLAAALYVLKVFKQSALNLPPGPFPLPVIGNLHLLDIRRQDKSLMKISEKYGPVFTVHLGLQKVVVLTGYEAVKDALLNTADVFADRPAIPIFHHIQHGNGVFFSSQELWKTTRRFTVATMRDLGMGKRLGEERMLEELHFLIELIKSFKGGPLPLRFLNMAPTNITFAILFGRRFDYEDPTFLTLLRLIDEVMHLLGSPFLHLFNFYPFLGFLLKPHKMILKKVEEVCVILKKCIKESKENMNENNLMSYIDALVFKQEEQKKSNTVFHDANVLASALDLLMAGTETTSTTLQWAILLLLKYPEIQEKVHAEIERVLGPECLPTFEDRKNMPFTNAVIHEVQRFVSLLPHVPRCTSADTHFKGYFIPKGTTVIPLLTSVLLDTTQWETPDEFNPNHFLDADGNFIKKKAFLPFSAGRRNCIGESLATMELFIFFTGLIQKFTFKPPPGVKESEVDTTAEAGFTMRPHPQCTCAVLRC, from the exons ATGGTGGCCTTCACAGCCCTCTTCATctgtggggggtgtgtgttgcTTTTAGCAGCCGCACtctatgttttaaaagtttttaagcAATCAGCTTTAAATTTGCCTCCTGGTCCGTTTCCTCTTCCAGTCATTGGCAACCTGCATTTGCTGGACATCAGAAGGCAAGACAAGTCATTAATGAAG ATTTCAGAGAAATACGGCCCCGTGTTCACCGTCCATTTGGGGTTGCAGAAGGTGGTGGTGCTGACTGGCTATGAGGCAGTAAAGGACGCCCTGCTGAACACAGCAGACGTGTTTGCGGACAGACCAGCCATACCTATATTCCATCACATCCAGCATGGGAACG GTGTGTTCTTCTCTTCTCAAGAGCTCTGGAAGACAACACGGCGGTTCACCGTAGCAACCATGCGGGATCTCGGCATGGGGAAGCGTCTTGGAGAAGAAAGGATGCTTGAGGAGCTTCACTTTCTCATCGAGTTGATCAAATCCTTCAAAG GTGGACCTCTCCCATTACGATTTTTGAATATGGCTCCCACCAATATCACCTTTGCTATTCTCTTTGGAAGAAGGTTTGATTATGAAGACCCAACATTTCTCACTCTGTTAAGGCTCATAGATGAAGTTATGCACCTTCTTGGCTCTCCGTTCTTGCAT ttatttaattTCTACCCATTCCTTGGATTTCTCCTCAAACCTCACAAAATGATTCTGAAAAAAGTAGAAGAGGTGTGTGTGATCTTAAAGAAGTGCatcaaggaaagcaaagaaaatatgaatGAAAACAACCTGATGAGCTACATTGATGCATTGGTATTCAAACAAGAG gagcaaaagaaaagcaatacagTTTTTCATGATGCGAATGTATTGGCCTCTGCGCTCGACCTGCTCATGGCTGGCACTGAGACAACATCCACAACGTTGCAATGggccatcctgctgctgctgaagtacCCCGAGATTCAGG AAAAGGTGCACGCAGAGATTGAGCGAGTTCTTGGCCCTGAGTGCTTGCCTACCTTCGAGGACCGGAAAAACATGCCATTTACCAACGCGGTGATCCACGAGGTGCAGAGGTTTGTCAGCCTCCTGCCACACGTTCCACGGTGCACCTCGGCTGACACCCACTTTAAAGGCTACTTCATCCCCAAG GGAACAACAGTGATTCCTCTGCTCACCTCCGTGCTGCTGGATACAACACAATGGGAGACGCCGGATGAATTCAACCCCAACCATTTCCTTGATGCGGATGGGAACTTCATAAAGAAGAAAGCATTCCTGCCCTTCTCCGCAG GGCGGCGAAACTGCATTGGAGAAAGTCTTGCCACGATGGAACTCTTCATCTTCTTCACAGGCTTGATCCAGAAGTTTACTTTTAAGCCTCCACCTGGGGTTAAAGAATCTGAGGTGGACACGACTGCAGAGGCTGGATTCACCATGAGGCCCCATCCACAGTGCACCTGCGCTGTGCTACGCTGCTAA